ttaccttctgatcaagaattggttccgatttattttcaaatcaaacacattaccaaatcaactcaggtattcaggtaacatgtatttaaatgcGGTAAACATAAtagcatgctagcatacacaatgtaagtcaacattataataagtcacatgctagcaatcaaaagcaggaaagaaaactcaatctaccccgctcactagcttctatctcagtctcaagaatCTACaattctagaacctactgttctggaacctaatgctctgataccacctgttgtggggacccggacgctaattcattccttaatcgtccttaggaataattcaaccaattatcataaacagggtctaattttttttttaaattacaaagcggaaacgtaatgtaattcaattcagattacatactaaacataaacatataaatcttgtattatctacaagaattcaactaggttaaactatatatcagtgctgaatcctaagttgcttcgaagcccggatctccacgctatctagtccagcctcgttcttttcttgaccctgatcctatcccacctgttgccatgcacacatacaaacaagacaacagccggataactccggtgagaattatattctcagtataaatcatgtatacatgcaatcataaaaacaataaaaaagcatataacagatatgtctaacatgtattcaaatcagaatataaatccatatcaagaataaatcctatttaaacatgtaccatcatcaggaacataatttatcatgtaccatattcaggaacataatcaacgtaactcaatataaactgtcaattagactcatgactccacatttatgACAAGAAtaattcctagtctagggatcccggtttccagaagttggcattcccatatcgaccaacagtaatagaaaagactcaagttctatccacatcgatagggtatcgatcaccagtaatagaagaagctcagaTTCTATTCACATcagtatagtatcgatcaccagtaatagaagaaacttcgattctatccacatcgatatgatatcgatcatcagtaatagaagagttacgattctatccacatccatacggtaccgatcaccagtaatagaataaGCCAcctttctatccacatcgatagccaaataTCCGGATGTAACGTTgtcggtattcctatatcgaccaacagtaatagaaaagactccagttctatccaagtcgatataaccaaacatctagtgtcctgacctaaccgtcatggactgtggtcctatcgccaatacactatcttgtgacatcgtgcaatgtgcccgtagcgatcccaccactatcaggcacttctgtcacaagattactcgtctaatacctgttatctctaaatcaagagaacaagtacatcaatcaaatcaatacaataaggtaaagtatgtgatttaggaaaactcgagccaaacctcactcgagttgtgcaatcccaactcaacattaatttatacctttctcttctcggtttgacgaagtcgaagtctcaaaatcaaatctgtccatatccaatctgaaatgacaatatcggaTAGACTATGTCAATATACAGCTCAATTCAcggcctgttctgatcaatatgcaaatcaagacataatctgatcaatatcgaatcacgatacaatctaatccatatcgatgatatcacaatataatcgaagtcactactgaatctgatcaataccaatctactgatgtttcgacgacataataatacagtctcaGTAACTCCGTCAATTTcaatatcacagatataatatcacgaGACATGATCGATATCGATACAACGCATAATCCCAGCAATAACATattataatctcaaatctgtacaatctaagtcatatcatttcaaaaaatcataacaattatatacacaatctgttcttcgatctgacttcgattatacaatgtctgatatcgcaataacaacatatatggattatatctgattctggcagtatcataatttcaagacatatcaaaacgtagtaaaacttacgcccaattgaagcctgcgtcgataggaacacagtactgaagtcggattcaaaatcggacgggcggatcgaAATCTAAAGGCGTAAGAATTCTTCTATTCTTTCTCGTGCTTCCTTTTCTTCGTTGGATATGAATTCTGAAGGCgtgatatgtatatatatatcagctgCATGTTAATGATACGTGTCATCATTTTCCATATTTTGCAAGCTtcgctcgggcggttaatatttaccgctcgggcgccgaacactGTGTTCGGTTACTCGGCTTGttaaacactggcgctcgggcggtcaaaaactaccgctcgggcgccagactttcTGTCCAAGCCCTCATATTCTCATCCCCTGGCGCTCGACTTCTCCTCTCGCAACTTCCTTTGCTCTTGAAATCTCAATTATGTTAATTAATCAgcgtctgattacagtaattaaatctcgggcattacatcaaCACTGCTCCTGGCCAGGTTTCATTTCcaagtttttatttttgattttcCATTTCTAATCTCGATCGAAGTCTGAATCTTTTAAAGGATTTGTCAAGGGAAGCCCGTTTCAGTCTGAAGATTACATTTtcagtattttttaaaaaaaattcctttCATGAATCTGGAATATTGACCCCATTTTCGTTTTCTACTAGAAATAGAAATGGTTCGGTGTTTCAACAAGAACAAATATACAAACCCCGATACCAATGGCTATAAATCAGGAAGAACAGCAAACACAGGATATAGATTTCAAAACACGCTTCgtttcttgtttattttctcCATTTTTTATTCCTGGAATTGAGTCCCATTTCCAAGTTATAGTTTTTTCTTGGCTGTGAAGAATTAGCTTTAGACTCGAAATTCCTCCTTGAGTCCTCTTTTAACCGAGACCGTTGTTTGGTGGAGAAAGCCACCCCTATATTCTGTGTCAGTTAGAGTGCAGATCTTGTGCAAGTGTATATTAGAGATTTGAATGTTTTTTTGTAAAGTTGGAATCATTATTCGAGTGTGATTCCAAAGCTTCTTATTTGATGCAGGTCTTGCAGGAATGTAAACTACTTCCAGCGCCTTTCGGTGTATGCTGATATGGGAAGTTTGCAGGAATCTTACTAGCCTACTTAGGGTAAGGAGTAGCTACACGAATTCAACCATTAACCAACTtctataatataaatataaattttaaaacaatttttggTGTTTGTAACAAAATTCTCTTTGTGTAtacatgtgtgtgtatatatatattaaaaagagAGGTTATCaataaaagatttttttatataatttaaaattgtattGAAGGGGATGGGCTCATTGTTAGCTGAGTAGTTGTACCAAGAATGGACAAAGAATTGATGTCAAAAGATAGGCTATCACGTGAATTTGATGTTGGAGTAGAGTTTTTCTTGCAGTTTTCACTAAAAAATGCTATCCATTATGATGCAATACCTTGTCCATGTGCAAGATGTGGTAATCTAAGGAAGAAAAATGTTGAAACTATCAGGGCACATTTGTATTGTAATGGTATGGATTTGACATATTATACATGGATATGGCATGGGGAAAGATCTACGAAAGAGAACTCAATGAATGATAATGATCAAGTAGAACAAGATGAACACAAATCATTTAGTGAGGAACCTATAGATATGGTGCATTGTGTATATGAAAGTTATGCTGAGAATCCAAGCCAATTCAATAAGCTACTTGAAGATGCAGATAAACCTTTATATCCTGGATGTGCTAAATTCACAAAGTTATCTGCAGTTGTGAAATTATTTAACTTGAAGGCAAAATATAGTTGGAGTGATAAAAGTTTCACTGATCTACTTATGTTGTTTGGAGAAATGCTTCCAGATCACAATGAATTGCCTTCATCTTTGTATGATGCAAAGAAAAGCTTACGCGCATTAGGGATGGACTATGTGAAAATTCATGCTTGTCCTAATGATTTTATCTTATACCGGAAGGAGTACGAAGATTTTGCAAATTGCCCTACTTGCAGGACGTCAAGGTGGAAGTTGGGTAACAAATCGAAGGTAAAGAAAGGAATTCCTGCAAAGGTCTTGTGGTATTTCCCACCtattccaagatttcaaagaATGTTACGTAATAAGGCGATATCCAAGGAGTTAACTTGGCATGCTGATAAAAGAATTCGTGATGGATTCTTGCGTCATCAAGCTGATTCGCCTCTTTGAAATTAGTTGATCGCATGTGACCAGATTTTGCTTATGAACCAAGAAATCTTAGATTGGCTATATCAGCATGGGATCAATCCTCATAGTCTGATGAGTTCTGCATATAGTTGTTGGCATGTTTTAATGATCACATACAATCTTTCACCATGGTTGTGTATGAAGAGAAAATTTGTGATGCTCAATTTGTTGATATCTGGTCCTAGACAGTCGGGTAATTATATTGATGTTTACTTAGCACCTCTTATTGAAGACTTAAAATGCTTATGGGATAAAGGTGTTGAAGCATATGATGCTTATCGAGAAGAAAGTTTCTTTTTTAGAGCTGTTTTACTATGGACAATCAATGATTTTCCTGCATATGGGAACATGTCAGGATATGCTGTGAAAGGATATCATGCATGTCCTATTTGTGCAAAAGAAACATATTCGACAAGGTTGAAGCATTGTAGAAAAATGTCATATATAGGCCATAGAAGGTTTCTACTTTAAGTCATCCTTATCGAAGACAAAAAAAGGCATTTAATGGGAAGCAAGAATTTAACCTCGCACCAAAACCATTGAGTGGCAatgaaattttagaaagagttcAAAGAATTAATTATCATTGTGAAAAATTCAGCGGATAGCTTCAGTCAAAGAACGATGATAGGATAACATGCTGGAAAAAGAAATCAATATTCTTTGAACTTGAGTATTGGAAAGATCTACATGTTCGACATATTCTTGATGTGATGCACATTGAAAAAAATGTTTGTGAAAGTCTCATCGGTACGCTACTTGACGTTCCAGGAAAAACAAAGGACGGAGTAGCAGCAAGATTAGATCTTTTGGAAATGAATTTAAGGACTGAATTGGCACCAAGGATTGGGGCGAAGAAAACGTTTTTGCCAGCAGCATTTTACACACTAAGTAAGGATGAGAAAAGAAGTATTTGCAATTCTTTGTCGGGAGTAAAGGTATCTGTAGGTTACTCATCCAATGTTAGAAATCTTATCTCGTTGAAGGATTTGACTTGTTGGCCTTAAGTCACACGACTATCACACTTTAATTCAACAATTGCTTCCAGTGGCCATCCGCGATGTCTTGCCAAAACATGTAAGAGACACTATCACCCGGCTGTGTTTCTTCTTCAATGTGTTATATAGTAAAGTGATAGATGTCTCAAAGTTGGATGACTTGCAAACAGAGATTGTGTTGATAttgttgtaaggcccgagaattcggttatcataatcagacttgttttgttgataattaagtTGATTATATACGCATTGTATtggaccgggagagccgaaagaagatttgacatgaagtacaagaagagtccccgcgcacatgcgcgacaggtat
The sequence above is a segment of the Primulina tabacum isolate GXHZ01 chromosome 6, ASM2559414v2, whole genome shotgun sequence genome. Coding sequences within it:
- the LOC142550088 gene encoding uncharacterized protein LOC142550088; this translates as MDKELMSKDRLSREFDVGVEFFLQFSLKNAIHYDAIPCPCARCGNLRKKNVETIRAHLYCNGMDLTYYTWIWHGERSTKENSMNDNDQVEQDEHKSFSEEPIDMVHCVYESYAENPSQFNKLLEDADKPLYPGCAKFTKLSAVVKLFNLKAKYSWSDKSFTDLLMLFGEMLPDHNELPSSLYDAKKSLRALGMDYVKIHACPNDFILYRKEYEDFANCPTCRTSRWKLGNKSKVKKGIPAKVLWYFPPIPRFQRMLRNKAISKELTWHADKRIRDGFLRHQADSPL